From Medicago truncatula cultivar Jemalong A17 chromosome 7, MtrunA17r5.0-ANR, whole genome shotgun sequence, a single genomic window includes:
- the LOC11434789 gene encoding zinc finger CCCH domain-containing protein 1 isoform X1, with protein MLHGSVIVSQKSNRHIILPYWFRRLWFYATLLVFLPLIGGLAPFAALSQWNNHFLFKLFTMEDSEAKSTENQQTEQVCSFFRKPVNRKNMRKRTIENEDNENDSNNEESLMHVQKKNTKADNKLFFSTGSSKSSASAKPNEESEKPSFHFESSKEIQVQHDSKATATLETETDFSRDARAIRERALKQATESLKGKSTSSEDVKLYKGINNYTDHKAGFRREQTIASEKAGGSHGPLRASAHIRVSARFDYQPDICKDYKETGYCGYGDSCKFMHDRGDYKSGWQMEKEWDEAEKARKMRLATGEDAEEEGASLNDEDDDEDALPFACFICRNPFVDPVSTKCKHYFCEHCALKHHAKNKKCFVCNQPTLGIFNVAHEIRKKMAEDK; from the exons ATGCTACACGGATCGGTCATTGTATCACAAAAATCGAACCGGCATATAATTCTTCCATATTGGTTTCGCCGACTTTGGTTCTATGCAACTTTGCTTGTGTTTCTACCATTAATTGGCGGTCTTGCGCCTTTTGCTGCTCTTAGTCAAtggaacaaccattttttgtttAAG CTTTTTACTATGGAAGATTCTGAGGCCAAATCTACTGAAAACCAGCAGACTGAACAAG TGTGTAGTTTCTTTAGAAAACCTGTTAATAGGAAGAATATGAGGAAGCGAACTATTGAGAATGAAGATAATGAAAATGACTCAAACAACGAAGAGTCTTTGATGCATGTTCAGAAAAAGAACACGAAGGCTGACAATAAGTTGTTCTTTTCCACCGGTTCTTCGAAGAGCTCTGCATCTGCTAAACCGAATGAAGAATCTGAGAAACCTAGCTTTCATTTCGAGTCTTCTAAAGAGATTCAAGTTCAACATGATAGCAAAGCAACAGCAACTTTGGAGACTGAGACTGATTTTTCAAGAGATGCCCGTGCCATCCGTGAAAGAGCTCTTAAGCAAGCGACAGAGAGTCTCAAGGGAAAGAGTACCAGTTCCGAGGATGTAAAATTATACAAGGGAATCAATAATTATACAGATCATAAGGCTGGATTTCGTAGAGAGCAAACAATTGCCAGTGAAAAGGCTGGTGGGTCACACGGTCCTCTCAGGGCTTCAGCTCACATAAGAGTTTCAGCAAGATTTGATTATCAGCCAGATATATGCAAGGATTATAAGGAAACTGGTTACTGTGGGTATGGTGATTCGTGTAAGTTTATGCATGATCGAGGTGATTACAAATCTGGGTGGCAGATGGAGAAGGAATGGGATGAAGCTGAGAAAGCAAGGAAGATGAGATTGGCTACAGGTGAGGATGCGGAAGAGGAAGGCGCTAGTttgaatgatgaagatgatgatgaagacgCATTACCATTTGCGTGTTTCATTTGTAGAAACCCATTTGTGGATCCTGTCTCAACCAAGTGTAAGCACTACTTCTGTGAGCATTGTGCATTGAAG CATCATGCAAAGAATAAGAAGTGTTTTGTCTGCAATCAGCCTACGCTTGGCATTTTTAATGTGGCTCATGAGATACGAAAGAAGATGGCTGAGGATAAATAG
- the LOC11432523 gene encoding NDR1/HIN1-like protein 2: MMCEEGKSFYIWLLQVICLLGLLVLCLWLALRPNSPSFSIVVISIDRPSDQNGTIFYSLEIGNPNKDSSIYYDDIILSFLYGQQEDKVGDATVGSFHQGTSKSRIVSDIVNAKPGPFKPLFKAISNATAELKASLTTRYRYKTWGVRSKFHRLLLKGILPIDSDGKLSRKKKKYPLTRNSKKLGRSKVKKH, translated from the coding sequence ATGATGTGTGAAGAAGGGAAGAGTTTTTATATATGGCTGTTGCAAGTTATATGCCTCCTAGGCCTTCTTGTTCTGTGCCTATGGCTGGCCTTACGACCAAATAGCCCCTCCTTCTCCATCGTGGTAATCTCTATAGACCGACCTTCAGATCAAAATGGCACCATCTTTTATAGCCTTGAAATCGGTAACCCAAACAAGGACTCAAGCATTTACTATGATGACATAATATTGAGTTTCCTATATGGGCAGCAAGAGGATAAGGTGGGAGATGCTACAGTAGGTTCATTTCATCAAGGAACTAGCAAGAGCCGCATTGTATCTGACATTGTTAATGCCAAACCTGGACCGTTTAAACCACTCTTTAAGGCTATATCAAATGCAACCGCCGAGTTGAAAGCTTCCCTGACAACAAGATATCGATACAAGACATGGGGAGTTAGGAGCAAGTTTCATAGATTACTCTTGAAAGGGATTCTACCAATTGATTCTGATGGTAAGCTTTCACGTAAGAAGAAGAAATACCCACTTACCCGTAATTCCAAAAAACTGGGAAGATCCAAAGTAAAGAAGCACTGA
- the LOC11434789 gene encoding zinc finger CCCH domain-containing protein 1 isoform X2, which produces MEDSEAKSTENQQTEQVCSFFRKPVNRKNMRKRTIENEDNENDSNNEESLMHVQKKNTKADNKLFFSTGSSKSSASAKPNEESEKPSFHFESSKEIQVQHDSKATATLETETDFSRDARAIRERALKQATESLKGKSTSSEDVKLYKGINNYTDHKAGFRREQTIASEKAGGSHGPLRASAHIRVSARFDYQPDICKDYKETGYCGYGDSCKFMHDRGDYKSGWQMEKEWDEAEKARKMRLATGEDAEEEGASLNDEDDDEDALPFACFICRNPFVDPVSTKCKHYFCEHCALKHHAKNKKCFVCNQPTLGIFNVAHEIRKKMAEDK; this is translated from the exons ATGGAAGATTCTGAGGCCAAATCTACTGAAAACCAGCAGACTGAACAAG TGTGTAGTTTCTTTAGAAAACCTGTTAATAGGAAGAATATGAGGAAGCGAACTATTGAGAATGAAGATAATGAAAATGACTCAAACAACGAAGAGTCTTTGATGCATGTTCAGAAAAAGAACACGAAGGCTGACAATAAGTTGTTCTTTTCCACCGGTTCTTCGAAGAGCTCTGCATCTGCTAAACCGAATGAAGAATCTGAGAAACCTAGCTTTCATTTCGAGTCTTCTAAAGAGATTCAAGTTCAACATGATAGCAAAGCAACAGCAACTTTGGAGACTGAGACTGATTTTTCAAGAGATGCCCGTGCCATCCGTGAAAGAGCTCTTAAGCAAGCGACAGAGAGTCTCAAGGGAAAGAGTACCAGTTCCGAGGATGTAAAATTATACAAGGGAATCAATAATTATACAGATCATAAGGCTGGATTTCGTAGAGAGCAAACAATTGCCAGTGAAAAGGCTGGTGGGTCACACGGTCCTCTCAGGGCTTCAGCTCACATAAGAGTTTCAGCAAGATTTGATTATCAGCCAGATATATGCAAGGATTATAAGGAAACTGGTTACTGTGGGTATGGTGATTCGTGTAAGTTTATGCATGATCGAGGTGATTACAAATCTGGGTGGCAGATGGAGAAGGAATGGGATGAAGCTGAGAAAGCAAGGAAGATGAGATTGGCTACAGGTGAGGATGCGGAAGAGGAAGGCGCTAGTttgaatgatgaagatgatgatgaagacgCATTACCATTTGCGTGTTTCATTTGTAGAAACCCATTTGTGGATCCTGTCTCAACCAAGTGTAAGCACTACTTCTGTGAGCATTGTGCATTGAAG CATCATGCAAAGAATAAGAAGTGTTTTGTCTGCAATCAGCCTACGCTTGGCATTTTTAATGTGGCTCATGAGATACGAAAGAAGATGGCTGAGGATAAATAG